One region of Rhodospirillaceae bacterium genomic DNA includes:
- a CDS encoding DUF4166 domain-containing protein, which produces MARRCDLPVPAQGLARLVLRPNRRQSLSLVRPPRSVRGAGTFASGSVPGLNSVLIIGGSGTFGSRALRLLAKSGQFRLIIGGRDAAKAQLLIQSLPDGDIHFAQFDRKGDVDGQLRHLAPWAVIDAAGPFQDASPTRYAVPEACIRHGIHYIDLADSRAFVLGIDALDSAARTAGVAVLSGASSVPALSMAVVDRLATDLTHVAAIDIALSASNRATAGPSVNAAILSYIGQPIRIPRMGIWIEGYGWQYLARKSFSVRGRRPIKRRLVGLCDVPDLDLLPRRYPEAGRIIFRAGAELFVQNVTLWLLSFAVRWRLLKSLSPFAPFINRLQKLTGFLGSDRSAMSVSVTGSDISETAAEYIWTLIAEDGHGPWVPSFASVLLVQKLAAGKIPVGAGPAIGLLSLLDFEPLFAQFHLFSDIRRTDLPSPLYARVLGPAFMQMPKPVQAMHSFVADAYVTGRGRVRRGDDPVARLLGWMIRFPPAQEDVPVAVTFTIAPTGEIWQRDFAGHRFSSRLSSRVKNGQTILTETFWPLTFDFHLRGDADGLEMEIQSWRLLGLPLPGFLAPRIDATEQVRDGLFYFDVRIALPWGPLIVHYQGDLERDHARQP; this is translated from the coding sequence GTGGCGCGCCGCTGCGATCTTCCGGTTCCTGCCCAGGGCCTGGCGCGATTGGTGCTACGACCGAATCGCCGGCAATCGCTATCGCTGGTTCGGCCGCCACGATCTGTGCGTGGTGCCGGAACCTTCGCAAGCGGATCGGTTCCTGGCTTGAACTCCGTCCTGATCATCGGCGGGTCGGGTACGTTCGGCAGCCGGGCCTTGCGACTCCTGGCAAAGTCTGGGCAGTTCCGCCTGATCATCGGTGGCCGCGACGCAGCCAAGGCGCAGCTGCTGATACAATCTCTCCCTGACGGTGATATCCATTTTGCCCAGTTCGATCGCAAGGGCGATGTCGATGGGCAATTGCGTCACCTGGCGCCTTGGGCGGTGATCGACGCGGCTGGGCCGTTTCAGGATGCAAGCCCAACCCGGTATGCCGTACCGGAGGCCTGCATCCGGCATGGCATCCACTATATCGACTTGGCCGACAGCCGCGCCTTCGTGCTGGGTATCGACGCGCTTGATTCCGCCGCCCGGACAGCCGGTGTGGCGGTTCTTTCCGGTGCCAGCAGCGTGCCGGCTTTGAGCATGGCGGTGGTCGACAGGCTGGCCACGGACCTCACGCACGTTGCTGCGATCGACATTGCACTTTCGGCCAGCAATCGCGCGACAGCGGGGCCTAGCGTCAATGCTGCGATTCTCTCTTATATCGGCCAGCCGATCCGCATTCCCCGGATGGGCATTTGGATTGAGGGCTATGGCTGGCAGTACCTGGCCCGAAAGTCCTTTTCTGTCCGCGGCCGTCGGCCGATCAAGCGGCGGCTCGTGGGGTTATGCGACGTGCCGGACCTGGATCTGCTGCCTCGGCGCTATCCGGAAGCCGGCCGGATCATCTTTCGCGCCGGCGCCGAGTTGTTCGTGCAGAATGTCACCCTGTGGCTCTTGAGTTTCGCGGTGCGATGGCGGCTGCTGAAGAGCCTCAGCCCCTTTGCCCCCTTCATCAATCGATTGCAGAAACTCACCGGTTTTCTCGGCAGCGATCGGTCCGCGATGTCGGTCAGCGTCACCGGATCGGACATTTCGGAAACCGCTGCCGAATACATCTGGACCCTGATTGCCGAGGACGGACATGGCCCATGGGTCCCGAGTTTCGCCTCGGTGCTGCTGGTGCAGAAACTGGCGGCCGGCAAGATCCCGGTTGGTGCCGGTCCCGCCATAGGCTTGCTGAGCTTGCTGGATTTCGAGCCGCTCTTTGCGCAATTCCATCTGTTCAGCGACATTCGCCGGACCGACCTGCCATCGCCGCTGTATGCGCGTGTCCTCGGCCCCGCCTTTATGCAGATGCCGAAACCTGTCCAGGCAATGCACAGCTTTGTCGCCGACGCATATGTCACTGGTCGCGGACGGGTGCGGCGCGGAGATGACCCGGTCGCGCGGTTGCTGGGGTGGATGATTCGCTTTCCACCTGCGCAGGAAGACGTGCCGGTCGCCGTCACCTTCACCATCGCTCCAACCGGCGAGATCTGGCAACGTGACTTTGCCGGCCATCGTTTCAGCAGCCGTCTGTCGTCGCGCGTGAAAAACGGCCAAACGATCCTCACAGAAACTTTCTGGCCGCTGACATTCGATTTCCATCTTCGCGGAGATGCCGATGGCCTGGAGATGGAGATCCAGTCCTGGCGCCTGCTCGGCCTGCCCTTGCCCGGATTTCTCGCGCCCAGGATCGACGCCACGGAGCAGGTGCGTGATGGGCTCTTCTACTTTGATGTTCGTATTGCCCTGCCTTGGGGGCCGCTGATCGTTCACTACCAGGGTGATTTGGAACGTGACCATGCGCGTCAACCTTAG
- the cysK gene encoding cysteine synthase A, which yields MTMSKATFRGKIYDNFLATIGATPIVRLGKLGRAEGVKAELLAKLEFFNPLSSVKDRIGLAMIEALEASGKLQPGGTLIEPTSGNTGIALAFVAAAKGYRLILTMPESMSLVRRKMLRLLGAELELTPAARGMTGAIQRAEELAAAMPGAVIPQQFKNAANPEVHRHTTAQEIIADCGGKLDYFVSGVGTGGTITGVGEILKKEIPGVKIVAVEPEDSPVLSGGQPGPHKIQGIGAGFVPDILNRGIIDEVLRISNANAFAMARKVAKIEGMPVGISSGAALTAGIEIGQRPGHEGKRILVILPSSAERYLSTALFEGLE from the coding sequence ATGACCATGAGCAAAGCCACCTTCCGCGGCAAGATCTACGACAATTTCCTCGCCACCATCGGCGCCACACCCATCGTGCGCCTGGGCAAGCTCGGCCGCGCCGAGGGTGTGAAGGCCGAATTACTGGCCAAGCTCGAATTCTTCAACCCGCTGTCCTCGGTCAAGGACCGCATCGGCCTGGCCATGATCGAGGCGCTGGAGGCCAGCGGCAAGCTGCAGCCGGGCGGCACGCTCATCGAACCGACCAGCGGCAATACCGGCATCGCGCTCGCTTTCGTGGCGGCGGCCAAGGGCTATCGTCTTATCCTCACCATGCCGGAAAGCATGTCGCTGGTGCGCCGCAAGATGCTGCGTCTGTTGGGAGCCGAGCTGGAACTGACGCCGGCCGCGCGTGGCATGACCGGCGCCATCCAGCGCGCCGAGGAGCTGGCCGCGGCGATGCCCGGCGCCGTCATCCCGCAGCAATTCAAGAATGCCGCCAACCCGGAAGTGCATCGTCACACGACGGCACAGGAAATCATCGCCGATTGCGGCGGCAAGCTCGACTACTTCGTCTCCGGCGTCGGCACGGGCGGCACCATCACCGGCGTGGGTGAGATCCTGAAGAAGGAAATCCCCGGCGTGAAGATCGTCGCGGTCGAACCGGAAGACAGCCCGGTGCTGTCCGGCGGCCAGCCCGGCCCGCACAAGATCCAGGGCATCGGTGCGGGCTTCGTGCCCGACATTCTCAACCGCGGAATCATCGACGAGGTGCTGCGCATCTCCAATGCCAACGCCTTCGCCATGGCGCGCAAGGTCGCAAAGATCGAAGGCATGCCGGTCGGCATCTCATCCGGTGCCGCCCTCACCGCCGGCATCGAGATCGGCCAGCGCCCCGGCCATGAAGGCAAGCGCATCCTGGTCATCCTTCCTTCGTCGGCAGAACGTTATCTATCGACGGCTTTGTTCGAGGGGCTGGAGTAA
- a CDS encoding SH3 domain-containing protein, which produces MRAGPGETYPILWTYQRAGLPVEIIEEFDIWRRIRDHDGVVGWVKSTLLVGKRHVLVRDTQRPLRKSPEAGALPVALVDPGVILNVLECAGDWCRLEVQGYKGWMMKTEFWGVYAAETLED; this is translated from the coding sequence ATGCGGGCCGGTCCCGGCGAGACTTACCCCATCCTGTGGACCTATCAGCGGGCCGGGCTGCCGGTCGAGATCATCGAGGAATTCGATATCTGGCGCCGCATCCGCGACCATGACGGGGTAGTGGGCTGGGTAAAGTCGACCCTGCTGGTCGGCAAGCGCCATGTCCTGGTGCGGGACACGCAACGGCCTTTGCGCAAATCCCCCGAAGCCGGCGCCCTGCCGGTGGCGCTGGTCGATCCCGGCGTCATCCTCAACGTGCTGGAATGCGCCGGCGATTGGTGCCGGCTGGAAGTCCAGGGCTACAAGGGCTGGATGATGAAGACGGAATTCTGGGGCGTCTACGCCGCCGAAACGCTGGAAGACTAG
- the dut gene encoding dUTP diphosphatase yields the protein MTDVKVAITRLPHGADLPLPAYATSGAAGLDLLAAIVSDLTLPPLGRALVPTGISIALPLGYEAQVRPRSGLALKQGITVLNAPGTIDADYRGEVGIILINLSDVPVTLRRGERIAQLLLAKVERLAWHEVAELPSTERGSGGFGSTGLKTANS from the coding sequence ATGACGGACGTCAAGGTCGCCATCACCCGCCTGCCCCATGGCGCCGACCTGCCGTTACCGGCCTATGCGACGTCTGGTGCCGCTGGGCTCGATCTTCTGGCGGCGATCGTGAGCGATCTGACTTTGCCGCCCTTGGGTCGCGCCCTGGTGCCGACCGGTATCAGCATCGCGCTGCCGCTGGGATATGAGGCACAGGTGCGGCCGCGGTCTGGCCTGGCGCTCAAGCAGGGGATCACCGTCCTCAACGCGCCGGGCACGATCGATGCCGATTACCGCGGCGAGGTTGGTATCATTCTCATTAACCTCTCCGATGTGCCGGTGACCCTGCGCCGCGGCGAGCGCATTGCGCAATTGCTGCTGGCGAAGGTGGAGCGCCTGGCCTGGCACGAAGTGGCCGAACTGCCATCGACCGAGCGTGGCAGCGGCGGCTTCGGCTCGACTGGCCTAAAGACCGCCAATTCATGA
- a CDS encoding Rrf2 family transcriptional regulator yields MLHPSKRLLFAIEAVLDIAYYGGSQPVQSGDISARQGIPRRYLEQVLQHLVRTGILAGHRGPKGGYVLAREKRRINLGEIVRAVRQFEGSPDPVQTAAGSRVALEIVRPVWRELQQEMLTKLDEMTLEDLCQKAQAAGIQTDALQRLDFSI; encoded by the coding sequence GTGCTACATCCATCCAAACGACTTCTCTTCGCCATCGAAGCTGTGCTCGACATCGCCTATTACGGTGGCTCGCAACCGGTGCAATCCGGCGACATTTCCGCGCGCCAGGGAATCCCGCGCCGCTATCTCGAGCAGGTGCTGCAGCATCTGGTGCGCACCGGCATCCTTGCCGGCCATCGCGGCCCCAAGGGCGGCTATGTGCTGGCGCGCGAGAAGCGCCGCATCAACCTGGGCGAGATCGTCCGTGCCGTGCGCCAGTTCGAGGGTTCGCCGGACCCGGTGCAGACGGCGGCCGGCTCACGCGTGGCGCTGGAGATCGTCCGGCCGGTCTGGCGCGAGCTGCAACAGGAAATGCTGACCAAGCTCGACGAGATGACGCTGGAGGATCTGTGCCAGAAGGCACAGGCTGCCGGCATCCAGACCGACGCCCTGCAGCGTCTTGATTTCAGCATCTAA
- a CDS encoding glycerol-3-phosphate dehydrogenase: MREGSLEAPVRHKIDWQNPDFYDKGKLDAEMHRAFEICHGCRRCFNLCDSFPRLFDLVDASPDEVAGVATADYKQVVDACTLCDLCFMTKCPYVPPHEWALDFPHLMLRYRAAELQQGRNDKIYGQLTETDRNGKAAGMLAPIANAVTESTVARQVMEKVVGIDHRAHLPKFHGRTLVLRAMENKPEVNKEAPAYGRKAVLYATCFANYNNPDIGMAAIQVLAKNGVETEVVYPRCCGMPQLEQGDIARVADHAHSVADALLPYVEQGYDVVALVPSCSLMLKFEWPLILPDEDKIKRLSQATFDISEYVVDIAKRDGLAPGLQPMEGGVALHIACHARAQNMGQKATEMLKLIPEADLAVIERCSGHGGAWGVLKENFDIALKIGKPVARQMMNSGKRQISSECPLAGAHILQGIGVLKPGEQLAEEAPHPIELFARAYGLM; encoded by the coding sequence ATGCGCGAAGGCAGCCTGGAGGCACCGGTTCGCCACAAGATCGATTGGCAGAACCCCGATTTCTACGACAAGGGCAAGCTCGACGCGGAAATGCACCGCGCCTTCGAGATCTGTCACGGGTGCCGTCGTTGTTTCAACCTGTGCGATTCATTCCCGCGCCTCTTCGACCTCGTGGATGCCAGCCCCGACGAAGTAGCCGGTGTCGCCACCGCGGATTACAAGCAGGTGGTCGATGCCTGCACGTTGTGCGACCTCTGCTTCATGACGAAATGCCCCTATGTGCCGCCGCATGAATGGGCGCTCGATTTTCCGCACCTCATGCTGCGCTACCGTGCCGCCGAGTTACAACAAGGCAGGAACGACAAGATCTATGGCCAGCTGACCGAGACCGATCGCAACGGCAAGGCCGCCGGCATGCTGGCGCCGATTGCCAATGCCGTCACAGAAAGCACTGTCGCGCGCCAGGTGATGGAAAAGGTCGTGGGCATCGACCACCGCGCCCATCTGCCGAAATTCCACGGCCGCACTTTGGTGCTGCGCGCCATGGAGAACAAGCCGGAGGTCAACAAGGAAGCCCCCGCCTATGGCCGCAAGGCCGTGCTCTATGCGACCTGCTTTGCCAATTACAACAACCCGGATATCGGCATGGCCGCGATCCAGGTGCTGGCGAAGAACGGCGTCGAGACCGAGGTCGTCTATCCGCGCTGCTGCGGCATGCCGCAGCTGGAGCAGGGCGACATCGCCCGCGTCGCCGACCATGCCCACTCCGTCGCGGATGCGTTGCTGCCCTATGTCGAGCAGGGCTATGACGTGGTGGCTCTGGTGCCGTCCTGCTCGCTCATGCTGAAATTTGAATGGCCGCTCATTCTGCCCGACGAGGACAAGATCAAGCGGCTCTCGCAAGCGACGTTCGACATTTCGGAATATGTCGTCGACATCGCCAAGCGCGATGGCCTGGCGCCTGGACTGCAGCCGATGGAGGGTGGTGTTGCCTTGCACATCGCCTGCCATGCGCGGGCGCAGAACATGGGCCAGAAGGCCACCGAGATGCTGAAGCTCATTCCGGAGGCGGATCTTGCCGTGATCGAGCGCTGCTCGGGCCATGGCGGCGCCTGGGGCGTGCTCAAGGAGAATTTCGACATCGCCCTCAAGATCGGCAAGCCGGTGGCGCGCCAAATGATGAACTCCGGCAAGCGCCAGATTTCGTCGGAATGCCCGCTGGCAGGTGCCCATATCCTGCAAGGCATCGGTGTCCTGAAGCCAGGCGAACAACTGGCTGAAGAGGCGCCGCACCCGATCGAGCTGTTTGCCCGGGCCTACGGGTTGATGTGA
- a CDS encoding rubrerythrin: MAALKGSKTEGNLKDAFAGESQANRRYLYFAQKADVEGYNDVAAVFRSTAEGETGHAHGHLEFLEEVGDPATGLPIGATAPNLKASIAGETHEYTDMYPGMARTAREEGFDEIADWFETLAKAEKSHAGRFQKALDTLG; this comes from the coding sequence ATGGCCGCTCTGAAGGGCTCCAAGACCGAGGGCAATCTGAAGGACGCATTTGCCGGCGAAAGCCAGGCTAACCGACGCTACCTCTATTTCGCACAGAAGGCCGATGTCGAAGGTTACAACGACGTCGCCGCCGTGTTCCGCTCGACCGCGGAAGGCGAGACCGGCCACGCGCACGGCCATCTCGAATTCCTCGAGGAAGTCGGCGATCCGGCGACGGGTCTGCCGATCGGCGCGACCGCGCCCAATCTGAAAGCCTCGATTGCCGGTGAAACCCACGAATACACCGACATGTATCCGGGCATGGCGCGCACCGCGCGCGAAGAAGGCTTCGACGAGATCGCCGACTGGTTCGAGACTCTGGCGAAGGCTGAAAAGTCCCATGCCGGCCGCTTCCAGAAAGCGCTCGACACCCTGGGCTGA
- a CDS encoding DUF3501 family protein, whose product MTTRKKSITAADILPIADYTKIRSEKRKAVVAIKKKRRMEVGPVATFYFESYDTMLQQVQEMLYIEKGGDAQLVDELRAYNPLIPKGRELVATVMFEIDDPVRRTNFLNRLGGVEHTAFLKFAGETVKGVPEEDQDRTNEQGKASSVQFIHFPLTDAQAAAFKQGGQQIILGFDHPAYAHMAVIGEETRAALAGDLD is encoded by the coding sequence ATGACCACCCGTAAAAAATCCATCACCGCTGCCGATATCCTGCCGATCGCCGACTACACCAAGATCCGGTCGGAGAAACGGAAGGCCGTGGTCGCCATCAAGAAAAAGCGCCGCATGGAAGTTGGCCCCGTGGCGACGTTCTATTTCGAGAGCTACGACACCATGCTGCAGCAGGTGCAGGAAATGCTCTATATCGAGAAGGGCGGCGATGCGCAGCTGGTCGATGAATTGCGCGCCTACAACCCGCTCATCCCCAAGGGTCGCGAGCTGGTGGCGACCGTCATGTTCGAGATCGACGATCCGGTGCGGCGCACCAACTTCCTCAACCGCCTCGGCGGTGTCGAGCATACCGCCTTCCTGAAATTCGCCGGCGAGACCGTGAAGGGCGTGCCGGAGGAAGACCAGGACCGCACCAACGAACAGGGCAAGGCCTCATCCGTGCAGTTCATCCACTTCCCGCTTACGGATGCGCAGGCGGCGGCGTTCAAGCAAGGCGGCCAGCAGATCATCCTGGGCTTCGATCACCCGGCCTATGCGCATATGGCGGTGATCGGCGAAGAAACGCGGGCGGCGCTGGCGGGCGATCTGGACTGA
- the coaBC gene encoding bifunctional phosphopantothenoylcysteine decarboxylase/phosphopantothenate--cysteine ligase CoaBC: MTAGKRVLLIISGGIAAYKALDIIRRGRERGLAFRVILTKGGAEFVTPLSVASLAGDKVYSELFSLTDEAEMGHIRLVREADLVLVAPATADIIGKMAHGLADDLATTALLANDRPVLIAPSMNAVMWAHPAVQANVATLRARGVRTVGPGAGDLACGEIGDGRLAEPLDIVAAALAILSPGPLTGLKALVTSGPTYEAIDPVRFIGNRSSGKQGHAIAAALAAAGAETTLITGPTALPDPAGCHVRHIESAAEMLAKTLEHLPADIMVAAAAVSDWRPATLAGQKMKKRENDAPPRLDLTTNPDILATVAAPGPKRPKLVIGFAAETEKVVEHATAKRRKKQCDWILANDVSPDTGTFGGADNKVYFIDAAGAEEWPRLSKTDLAQRLVARIAADFKKAST, from the coding sequence ATGACCGCCGGAAAACGGGTTCTCCTGATCATCTCAGGTGGCATCGCCGCCTATAAGGCGCTGGATATCATCCGCCGAGGCCGCGAGCGCGGACTCGCCTTCCGCGTCATCCTGACCAAGGGTGGCGCTGAGTTCGTGACACCGCTTTCTGTGGCCTCGCTCGCTGGCGACAAGGTCTATAGCGAACTCTTCTCCCTGACCGACGAAGCCGAGATGGGGCATATCCGGCTGGTGCGGGAAGCCGATCTGGTCCTGGTGGCACCCGCCACCGCCGATATCATCGGCAAGATGGCCCATGGTCTGGCCGACGATCTCGCCACGACCGCCCTCCTCGCCAATGACCGTCCGGTGCTGATCGCCCCCTCGATGAATGCCGTCATGTGGGCGCATCCGGCGGTGCAGGCCAATGTCGCCACCCTGCGCGCGCGCGGCGTGAGGACGGTTGGCCCGGGGGCGGGCGACCTCGCCTGTGGCGAGATCGGCGACGGGCGGCTTGCCGAACCCCTGGATATCGTCGCGGCGGCCCTTGCGATCCTCTCGCCCGGCCCGCTCACCGGGCTCAAGGCGCTGGTCACGTCCGGCCCCACTTATGAGGCGATCGACCCGGTGCGGTTCATCGGCAACCGATCCTCCGGCAAGCAGGGCCACGCCATCGCCGCGGCCCTTGCCGCCGCCGGGGCCGAGACGACGCTGATCACAGGCCCGACCGCCTTGCCCGATCCGGCCGGCTGCCATGTGCGCCATATCGAGAGTGCGGCCGAGATGCTGGCAAAAACGCTGGAACACCTGCCGGCCGACATCATGGTCGCCGCCGCGGCTGTCAGCGACTGGCGGCCGGCGACACTGGCCGGACAGAAGATGAAAAAGCGCGAGAACGACGCGCCACCGCGCCTCGACCTCACCACCAATCCCGACATCCTGGCGACCGTCGCCGCGCCCGGTCCGAAACGGCCGAAACTCGTCATCGGCTTTGCCGCCGAGACCGAAAAAGTGGTCGAACACGCCACCGCCAAGCGACGCAAGAAGCAGTGCGACTGGATTCTCGCCAATGACGTCTCGCCGGACACCGGCACCTTTGGCGGCGCAGACAACAAGGTCTATTTCATCGATGCCGCGGGGGCGGAGGAGTGGCCACGCCTCAGCAAGACCGACCTTGCCCAGCGCCTCGTTGCCCGCATCGCCGCCGACTTCAAGAAAGCATCTACATGA
- a CDS encoding D-glycerate dehydrogenase translates to MSNKPLVVVTRKLPDVIETRMMELFNVKLNLDDHPLTQAELIEAVKIADVLVPTVTDRIDAGVLAQAGEKLRLIASFGTGVDHIDLATARQRGITVTNTPGVLTEDTADMTMALILAVSRRVSEGERLIRSGKWQGWGPMSMLGHRIYGKRLGIIGMGRIGQAVARRARGFGLSVHYHNRRRVSTAVEQALEATYWESLDQMLSRMDIISVNCPHTPATYHLLSARRLKLLQKHVYVVNTARGEIVDENALTRMLDKNEIAGAGLDVFEHEPALNPKLMKLDNVVLLPHMGSATIEGRTDMGEKVIINIKTFADGHKPPDRVLEALL, encoded by the coding sequence ATGAGCAACAAGCCTTTGGTGGTGGTGACGCGGAAGCTGCCGGATGTCATCGAGACGCGGATGATGGAATTGTTCAATGTGAAATTGAACCTCGATGACCATCCGCTGACCCAGGCCGAACTGATCGAGGCGGTGAAGATCGCTGACGTCCTTGTCCCGACCGTCACCGACCGGATCGATGCGGGCGTATTGGCGCAGGCCGGCGAGAAGCTGCGCCTGATCGCCTCCTTCGGCACGGGCGTCGATCATATCGACCTTGCTACCGCCAGGCAGCGTGGCATCACCGTCACCAACACGCCGGGTGTCCTCACCGAGGATACCGCCGACATGACCATGGCGCTCATCCTCGCCGTGTCCCGCCGCGTGTCGGAAGGCGAACGCCTGATCCGCTCCGGCAAATGGCAGGGCTGGGGACCGATGAGCATGCTCGGCCATCGTATCTACGGGAAGCGCCTCGGCATCATCGGCATGGGTCGCATCGGCCAGGCGGTCGCCCGTCGCGCCAGGGGCTTCGGCCTCTCGGTTCATTACCATAATCGCCGCCGGGTCAGCACCGCGGTCGAGCAAGCGCTGGAAGCCACCTATTGGGAGAGCCTCGACCAGATGCTCTCGCGCATGGACATCATCTCGGTCAACTGCCCGCACACGCCGGCCACCTATCACCTGCTCTCGGCGCGGCGTCTCAAGCTCCTGCAGAAGCATGTATACGTCGTCAACACCGCCCGCGGCGAGATCGTCGACGAGAATGCCTTGACCCGCATGCTCGACAAGAACGAGATCGCCGGCGCCGGCCTCGACGTGTTCGAGCATGAACCGGCCCTGAACCCCAAGCTCATGAAGCTCGACAATGTCGTTCTCCTGCCGCATATGGGCTCGGCCACGATCGAGGGCCGCACCGATATGGGCGAAAAGGTCATCATCAACATCAAGACTTTCGCCGACGGTCACAAGCCGCCGGACCGGGTATTGGAAGCATTGCTTTGA
- the moeB gene encoding molybdopterin-synthase adenylyltransferase MoeB, with the protein MTELTDHQLERYARNVILDEVGEDGQLKLLAAKVLVVGAGGLGAPLLLYLAAAGIGTLGVIDDDTVDLTNLQRQVIHDSNAVDRPKVESAAARLRALNPDIVIEPIAARLNAENAAAIIARFDLVADGSDNFNTRYLLNDLCYRLKKPLVSAALLRFEAQLSTFKAHLGDPHPCYRCLFPEQPPEDLIPRCEQAGILGPVAGVMGSLQATEVLKEILGIGDSLSGRLVMYDALGPAFREVRFKRDPHCQTCGSAA; encoded by the coding sequence ATGACCGAACTCACTGACCATCAGCTGGAACGTTACGCCCGCAACGTCATCCTCGATGAGGTGGGCGAGGATGGTCAGCTGAAATTGCTTGCCGCCAAGGTGCTGGTGGTGGGCGCCGGTGGACTGGGTGCCCCGCTGCTGCTCTATTTGGCTGCGGCCGGCATCGGCACGTTGGGGGTGATCGATGACGATACGGTCGATCTCACCAATCTGCAGCGCCAGGTGATTCACGATTCAAACGCCGTCGATCGTCCCAAGGTGGAGAGTGCCGCCGCCCGCCTGCGCGCCCTCAACCCCGATATCGTCATTGAACCGATCGCGGCGCGCCTCAACGCCGAGAATGCGGCCGCTATCATCGCCCGCTTCGACCTGGTGGCCGATGGCAGCGACAATTTCAACACCCGCTATCTCTTGAACGACCTCTGCTACCGCCTGAAGAAGCCCCTGGTTTCGGCAGCCCTTCTGCGCTTCGAGGCGCAACTCTCGACCTTCAAGGCGCATCTTGGCGACCCACACCCTTGCTATCGCTGCCTTTTTCCGGAGCAGCCACCGGAAGATCTCATCCCCCGCTGCGAACAGGCCGGCATTCTTGGCCCCGTCGCCGGCGTCATGGGCTCCCTGCAGGCGACCGAGGTGCTGAAGGAGATTCTCGGCATCGGCGACAGTCTTTCGGGCCGCCTTGTCATGTATGACGCGCTGGGCCCTGCCTTCCGTGAGGTGCGCTTCAAGCGCGATCCGCATTGCCAGACTTGCGGAAGCGCCGCATGA